From a single Pyxicephalus adspersus chromosome 11, UCB_Pads_2.0, whole genome shotgun sequence genomic region:
- the LOC140340516 gene encoding uncharacterized protein, giving the protein MDKPMPAHQMEPDNLDKFEITASKVEMNIKTLDAPEERNLQDLLNCKSRNDRDPPPLPSPSSFVIRIEHKTGGSRWPFFASQTQELQGPSLFSFARMNPSILLLLVSLIWQQVLASNGSWIIDWFCIGEGLYGKNLSFQIGLNMCELPASNSPINVTCFDNFKAFLVSDNCTALLSEKSTKMVQLEVISEVPILPNHSEICETPEEPKMCLNPEKPLNPTDEPSPGHKDGPATNLFLSIGLPIIIIIIIAATIIVIYYYWAKKKNQSNERSSQKDITEMTTFNLHSGIQMNKETQNSSNGHDIQNGETSQFLAV; this is encoded by the exons ATGGACAAACCAATGCCGGCTCATCAGATGGAACCAGATAACCTGGATAAGTTTGAAATCACAGCATCAAAGGTTGAGATGAACATTAAAACACTGGATGCCCCTGAGGAGCGGAATTTGCAAGACCTCCTGAACTGTAAATCAA GAAATGACAGAGATCCTCCACCCCTCCCTTCCCCTTCCTCCTTTGTCATTCGCATAGAGCACAAGACTGGAGGTAGCAGGTGGCCCTTCTTTGCTTCACAGACCCAAGAGCTGCAGGGGCCCAG tttattttcaTTTGCCAGAATGAACCCCTCCATACTTTTATTACTCGTGTCTTTAATTTGGCAACAAGTCCTTG cctcGAATGGAAGTTGGATCATTGACTGGTTCTGTATAGGGGAAGGGCTGTATGGAAAGAACCTGAGCTTCCAAATAGGGCTGAATATGTGCGAGCTCCCAGCATCCAATTCTCCTATTAATGTCACCTGCTTTGACAATTTTAAGGCCTTTCTGGTGTCGGACAACTGCACTGCACTACTCAGCGAAAAATCAACTAAAATGGTGCAATTAGAAGTGATTTCTGAGGTTCCAATTCTACCAAATCACAGTG AAATTTGTGAAACCCCAGAAGaaccaaaaatgtgtttgaatcCTGAAAAACCCCTAAATCCAACTGATGAACCGTCTCCAGGCCATAAAGATGGACCAGCTACAAACTTGTTTCTTTCCATTGGACTtcccattataataataattatcatagcAGCAACCATCATTGTCATCTACTACTACTG ggcaaaaaagaaaaaccagtCCAATGAAAGGTCTTCCCAGAAGGATATCACAGAAATGACCACTTTTAATCTGCATAGTGGAATTCAGATGAACAAGGAAACCCAGAACAGTAGCAATGGACATGACATACAGAATGGAGAGACTTCACAGTTCTTGGCTGTATAA
- the LOC140340309 gene encoding uncharacterized protein isoform X2, which produces MFHIGRMKIITLLSLMFIIPQKILGNPAREEHQCMEISGSNTDNQAGKAVTTLCQITASNGSWTIDWFCIGEGLYGKNLSFKIGKKMCELPASNSPINVTCIDNYKAFLVSDNCTALLRENSTKMLQLEVISEVPILPNCSDSFGNKEKAINYIDCLLNSKNGTDNNNGTSVGKVVEIPVNIGGVIGGVIGVVIIIIIIIYIYILCRRRKKKESNKAASQKDIPEMTPLNSKGDPVQMNNTQDSSNGHAVQNGETSQSLV; this is translated from the exons ATGTTTCACATCGGGAGAATGAAGATCATTACACTGTTATCACTAATGTTCATTATTCCCCAAAAAATTCTGG GGAATCCTGCCAGAGAGGAACACCAATGTATGGAGATATCTGGGAGCAATACTGACAATCAGGCAGGAAAAGCAGTGACCACATTGTGTCAGATTACAG cctcGAATGGAAGTTGGACCATTGACTGGTTCTGTATAGGGGAAGGGCTGTATGGAAAGAACCTGAGCTTTAAAATAGGGAAAAAGATGTGCGAGCTTCCAGCATCCAATTCTCCTATTAATGTCACCTGCATTGACAATTATAAGGCCTTTCTGGTGTCGGACAACTGTACTGCACTACTCAGAGAAAATTCAACTAAAATGCTGCAATTAGAAGTGATTTCTGAGGTTCCAATTCTACCAAATTGCAGTG attcttttggaaacaaagaaaaagcaatCAATTATATAGATTGTTTATTGAATTCAAAGAATGGGACTGATAACAATAATGGAACCAGTGTGGGAAAAGTTGTGGAAATACCAGTAAACATTGGTGGCGTCATTGGTGGCGTCATTGGTGttgtcattatcatcatcatcatcatatacATCTATATCTT GTgcaggagaagaaagaaaaaagagtcCAATAAAGCGGCTTCCCAGAAGGATATCCCAGAAATGACCCCACTTAATTCAAAAGGAGATCCAGTTCAGATGAACAATACCCAGGATAGCAGCAATGGGCATGCCGTACAGAATGGAGAGACATCACAGTCCTTGGTGTAA
- the LOC140340309 gene encoding uncharacterized protein isoform X1: MRKMFHIGRMKIITLLSLMFIIPQKILGNPAREEHQCMEISGSNTDNQAGKAVTTLCQITASNGSWTIDWFCIGEGLYGKNLSFKIGKKMCELPASNSPINVTCIDNYKAFLVSDNCTALLRENSTKMLQLEVISEVPILPNCSDSFGNKEKAINYIDCLLNSKNGTDNNNGTSVGKVVEIPVNIGGVIGGVIGVVIIIIIIIYIYILCRRRKKKESNKAASQKDIPEMTPLNSKGDPVQMNNTQDSSNGHAVQNGETSQSLV, translated from the exons ATGAGGAA AATGTTTCACATCGGGAGAATGAAGATCATTACACTGTTATCACTAATGTTCATTATTCCCCAAAAAATTCTGG GGAATCCTGCCAGAGAGGAACACCAATGTATGGAGATATCTGGGAGCAATACTGACAATCAGGCAGGAAAAGCAGTGACCACATTGTGTCAGATTACAG cctcGAATGGAAGTTGGACCATTGACTGGTTCTGTATAGGGGAAGGGCTGTATGGAAAGAACCTGAGCTTTAAAATAGGGAAAAAGATGTGCGAGCTTCCAGCATCCAATTCTCCTATTAATGTCACCTGCATTGACAATTATAAGGCCTTTCTGGTGTCGGACAACTGTACTGCACTACTCAGAGAAAATTCAACTAAAATGCTGCAATTAGAAGTGATTTCTGAGGTTCCAATTCTACCAAATTGCAGTG attcttttggaaacaaagaaaaagcaatCAATTATATAGATTGTTTATTGAATTCAAAGAATGGGACTGATAACAATAATGGAACCAGTGTGGGAAAAGTTGTGGAAATACCAGTAAACATTGGTGGCGTCATTGGTGGCGTCATTGGTGttgtcattatcatcatcatcatcatatacATCTATATCTT GTgcaggagaagaaagaaaaaagagtcCAATAAAGCGGCTTCCCAGAAGGATATCCCAGAAATGACCCCACTTAATTCAAAAGGAGATCCAGTTCAGATGAACAATACCCAGGATAGCAGCAATGGGCATGCCGTACAGAATGGAGAGACATCACAGTCCTTGGTGTAA